GGCGCCACGCCGAAGACCAGGGTGAGCCGGGAGAAGTACTTCGCCGCGTCCCGGCCGGCGTAGAGGTCGCGTACCACCGCGCGGGCGACCACCACGCCCATGCCGCCGGCCAGCCCCTGCGCGAAGCGCGCGGCGGCCAGCAGCGGGGCGTTCGGCGCGGCGGCGCACGCGAGCGCGAGCACCGCGTACGCGACGACGCCGACCAGGACCGGACGGCGTCGCCCCCAGCGGTCGCTGAGCGGGCCGGTGACCAGTTGGCCCAGCGCCAGGCCGACCAGGCAGGTGGTGAGCGAGAGCTGGATGCCGGCCTGGTCGGCGTGGAGCTCGTGGGCCATCGCCGGGAACGCCGGCAGGTACATGTCGAGCGAGAGTGGACCGATCGCGGTGAGCGTCCCGAGCAGCACCAGCAGGGTCACGCCGCCGCCGGGCGGGGCGTGGCGGTCGGCGGACGGGCGCGCGGCGGTCCGCACGGTGTGGCTCACGAGGGGGCTCCCGGGATCGGTGTTCCGGGTTACCTTATCTCTGTAGTCAGAACTATTGCGATGTGAAGCAGGTGACCCGGGTGCCGACCGACGAGGAGATCGCCCGGCTCGGGGCGGGGCTGGGGGAGCTGCACCGGCTGCTGCGCCGCCGGACCCACGCCCGCGCCGACCGGGAGCCGCTGCCCGAGGCCCAGGTGGAGGTGCTCCTGCTGGTGCGCGCCGTGCCCGGGATCAGCGGCAAGGAGGTGGCCGCCCGTCTCGGCACCGCGCCCAACACGGTCAGCACGCTGGTGCGCGACCTCACCGACGCCGGGCTGCTGGGCCGCGACCGCGACCCCGCCGACCGCCGGGTGGTCCGGCTACGCCTCACCGACGCCGCCCACCGGCGGATGGCCGACTACGAGGTCCACCGCGCCGCGCTGCTCACCGAGGCGCTGGCCCGTCTCGATCCGCCCGCCCGGGCCGCCGTGCTCGCCGTCGCCCCGCACCTGGACGCGCTGCTCACCGCGCTGCGCGCGCCCCTGACCGGCGCGGAAATCGGTGGCCCCCGGCCGACCCCGACCCGGTGACCACCACGTGACGTTGCACCGACTGAGCCGGCCGGCCGCTCACGCCGTACCGTCGAGCTCCGCGTAGCCGCGGCGGGCCGCGATCAGGCCGGGCCGGGCCCCGAACGGCGACTCGGCGGCCACCCGCTCCGGCGGGGCGCTGCCGGTGTGGCCGGCGCGGATCAGCCACGCCTGCCGCGCGAGCTGCGCGTGCTGCTCGCGGACGAACGCCGCGTCGACCGGCTCGCCGTGCCCCGGCACCACCACCGTGGTCGACGTGGTCAGCCGCAGCAGGTCGGCCACCGCGTCCGGCCATTGCAACGGGTACGACTCCTCGAACGCCGGCGGCCCGCTCTGCTCCACCAGATCACCCGCGATCAGCACATCCGCGTCCGGCACGTGCACCACCAGGTCGGCGTCGGTGTGCCCGTGCCCGGGATGGCGCAGCACCACCCGCCGACCACCCACGTCGAGCACCGTCTCCTCGTACACCTCGTGGGTCGGCACCCCCAGCTCGGTGCGCGCCAACTCGTCGGCCAGCGCCGGCTGCTCGGCGCGCATCTCCTCGTACGCCGCCCGGCGCAGCTCGTCGGGATGATCCCGCAGCACGGCCGCGGCCTGGGCCTGCGCGTAGATCCGGGTGCCCGGCTCGGCGGCCAGCGTGGCGTTGCCGAAGCAGTGGTCGAAGTGGTGGTGGGTGTTGACGATCGTCCACGGGTGCGGCGTCACCGCCCGCGCGGCGGCCGACAGCTCCCGCGCCTGGCCGGCGGTGGAGAGCGTGTCCACGAGCAGCGCGGCGCCGTCGCCGACCACAAGCGCCACGTTGACGTGCAGCAGCGGCTCGCGCAGCAGGTGTACGCCGGCGGCGATCTCGGCGAAGCCGGCGGTCATGACGGGCGCACGGCCCGGTCGACGAAGCGCTGCCGGTCGACGAGCGCCCGCTCGACGCGCCCCTGCGCGGCCACCGCGTGCCCGTCCGTGACCGTCACCTCGAAGACCAGCCGGCGGCCGTCGACCTTGACCAGCTCGGCGTGGGCGGCCACGGTCCGCCCGACCGGGGTGGCCGTCCGGTGTTCCAGCTCGACCCGGACGCCGACGGTGGTGGAGCCGGACGGCAACCGGGTCGCGACGGCCGCCACCGTCGCCGCCTCGGCCAGCGCCACCACCCGGGGAGTGCCGAGCACCGGCACGTCCCCGGAGCCCAGCGCCAAGGCGGTGTCCGCGTCGGTCACGGTCAGCTCGACCCGAGCGGTCAGCCCCGGTGCGAAGGGCGACTCCGGCTGCTCCTGCATGCGCACGAGCCTAGTGCAGCGGGCCGGCGGTCGTTCGACCTCCGGCGCGGCGCGCGCCGACGCTCCGACGGTCGGCGTCGGCCCGCCCGTCGCCCGCCGTTAACCTAGTCCGCGATGGCCGTGTTGACAGATCCTCCGCCCCCCGCCCCCGCCGG
The genomic region above belongs to Micromonospora sp. WMMD1128 and contains:
- a CDS encoding hotdog domain-containing protein — encoded protein: MQEQPESPFAPGLTARVELTVTDADTALALGSGDVPVLGTPRVVALAEAATVAAVATRLPSGSTTVGVRVELEHRTATPVGRTVAAHAELVKVDGRRLVFEVTVTDGHAVAAQGRVERALVDRQRFVDRAVRPS
- a CDS encoding MBL fold metallo-hydrolase gives rise to the protein MTAGFAEIAAGVHLLREPLLHVNVALVVGDGAALLVDTLSTAGQARELSAAARAVTPHPWTIVNTHHHFDHCFGNATLAAEPGTRIYAQAQAAAVLRDHPDELRRAAYEEMRAEQPALADELARTELGVPTHEVYEETVLDVGGRRVVLRHPGHGHTDADLVVHVPDADVLIAGDLVEQSGPPAFEESYPLQWPDAVADLLRLTTSTTVVVPGHGEPVDAAFVREQHAQLARQAWLIRAGHTGSAPPERVAAESPFGARPGLIAARRGYAELDGTA
- a CDS encoding MarR family winged helix-turn-helix transcriptional regulator, coding for MKQVTRVPTDEEIARLGAGLGELHRLLRRRTHARADREPLPEAQVEVLLLVRAVPGISGKEVAARLGTAPNTVSTLVRDLTDAGLLGRDRDPADRRVVRLRLTDAAHRRMADYEVHRAALLTEALARLDPPARAAVLAVAPHLDALLTALRAPLTGAEIGGPRPTPTR